From the genome of Homalodisca vitripennis isolate AUS2020 chromosome 8, UT_GWSS_2.1, whole genome shotgun sequence, one region includes:
- the LOC124367593 gene encoding nuclear protein 1-like, whose translation MSESHFDDYEHYNYDQDKQLYCGHSGKQRSKKEASEHTNHFDPSGHTRKIADKLQKTEQHKKNGKL comes from the coding sequence ATGTCTGAGAGCCATTTTGATGACTACGAGCACTACAACTATGACCAGGACAAACAGCTGTATTGTGGACATAGTGGAAAACAACGTTCGAAGAAAGAAGCAAGTGAACATACGAACCATTTCGACCCCAGTGGACACACAAGAAAAATCGCAGACAAACTTCAAAAGACCGAACAGCACAAGAAAAACGGGAAACTCTAA